The following coding sequences lie in one Chelatococcus sp. YT9 genomic window:
- a CDS encoding PrkA family serine protein kinase, with the protein MLPSDDLFTSYTRAFEARRQTEMSLADYLKGCRSDPMLYASAPERLLAAIGEPEIVDTSKDPRLGRIFMNRTIRAYKSFAEFYGMEETIERIVSFFRHAAQGLEERKQILYLLGPVGGGKSSLAERLKALMEVHPIYVLKAGDEISPVFESPLGLFGADMGPVLEDEYGIPRRRLTGLVSPWCRKRLDEFGGDISRFRVVRIMPSRLRQEGIAKTEPGDENNQDISSLVGKVDIRKLETLSQNDPDAYSYSGGLNRANQGLLEFVEMFKAPIKMLHPLLTATQEGNYVGTENIGAIPFNGVIMAHSNESEWQNFKNNKNNEAFIDRIYVIKVPYCLRVTEERQIYEKLVRGSELTDAACAPGTLELLARFSVLSRLREHENSNLFSKMRVYDGESLREVDPRARSLQEYKDAAGVDEGMDGVSTRFAFKALAAAFNHDTTEISADPVHLMYVLEQMVRQEQLPGEVEKRYLEFLKAELAPRYAEFIGHEIQKAYLESYHDYGQNLFDRYVAYADAWIEDQDFKDPDTGQLLNRELVNQELTKIEKPAGIANPKDFRNEVVKFALRMRASHGGHNPSWTSYEKIREVIERRMFSQVEDLLPVISFGTKKDSEAEKKHGEFVERMKSRGYTERQVRRLVEWYMRVKQAG; encoded by the coding sequence ATGCTCCCGAGCGACGACCTCTTCACAAGCTACACGAGGGCCTTCGAGGCCCGGCGGCAAACTGAGATGTCTCTGGCGGATTATCTCAAGGGATGTCGCAGCGACCCCATGCTTTACGCAAGCGCGCCGGAGCGTTTGTTGGCGGCGATCGGAGAGCCCGAAATCGTGGATACCTCAAAGGATCCGCGCCTCGGCCGCATCTTCATGAACCGCACGATCAGGGCCTACAAGAGCTTCGCGGAATTCTACGGAATGGAGGAAACGATCGAGCGGATCGTTTCGTTCTTCCGGCATGCGGCGCAGGGGCTCGAGGAGCGCAAGCAGATCCTTTATCTGCTCGGCCCGGTCGGCGGCGGCAAATCGTCCCTCGCAGAACGCCTGAAGGCGCTTATGGAGGTGCATCCGATCTACGTCCTCAAGGCGGGGGACGAGATTAGCCCTGTGTTTGAGAGCCCGCTTGGCCTGTTCGGCGCCGACATGGGCCCGGTTCTTGAGGATGAGTATGGCATTCCGCGTCGTCGCCTGACAGGCCTCGTCAGCCCATGGTGCCGCAAGCGGCTGGATGAATTCGGAGGTGATATCTCACGCTTCCGGGTCGTGCGCATCATGCCCTCACGGCTGAGGCAGGAAGGGATCGCAAAGACCGAGCCCGGCGACGAGAATAATCAGGACATATCTTCGCTCGTCGGCAAGGTTGACATCCGCAAGCTGGAAACCCTGTCGCAGAACGACCCGGACGCCTACAGCTACTCCGGCGGTCTGAACCGTGCCAATCAGGGGCTTCTCGAATTCGTCGAGATGTTCAAGGCACCCATCAAGATGCTGCATCCTCTGCTGACCGCGACCCAGGAAGGTAATTACGTCGGCACTGAGAACATCGGGGCGATCCCCTTCAATGGCGTGATTATGGCCCATTCCAACGAGTCGGAGTGGCAGAATTTCAAGAACAACAAGAATAATGAGGCTTTTATAGACCGTATTTACGTCATCAAGGTCCCCTATTGCCTCCGCGTCACCGAGGAACGGCAGATTTATGAAAAGCTTGTCCGGGGGTCGGAGTTGACGGACGCGGCCTGCGCGCCGGGGACGTTGGAACTTCTCGCCCGGTTTTCCGTTTTGTCGCGCCTGCGGGAACATGAGAATTCGAACCTGTTCTCCAAGATGCGTGTCTACGACGGCGAAAGCCTGCGCGAGGTCGATCCCCGCGCCCGCAGCCTGCAGGAGTACAAGGATGCGGCTGGCGTGGACGAAGGCATGGATGGTGTCTCGACCCGCTTTGCATTCAAGGCTCTGGCAGCTGCCTTCAACCATGACACGACGGAGATCTCCGCTGATCCTGTCCATCTGATGTACGTGCTCGAACAGATGGTGCGTCAGGAACAGCTCCCCGGGGAGGTCGAGAAGCGGTATCTGGAGTTCCTAAAGGCCGAGTTGGCGCCACGTTACGCCGAATTCATTGGTCATGAGATTCAGAAGGCCTATCTTGAATCCTACCATGACTACGGTCAGAATCTTTTTGATCGCTATGTGGCGTATGCTGATGCCTGGATCGAAGATCAGGATTTCAAGGATCCCGACACGGGGCAGCTGCTCAATCGGGAGCTTGTCAATCAGGAACTGACGAAGATCGAAAAGCCGGCCGGTATCGCAAACCCGAAGGACTTCCGTAACGAGGTCGTCAAGTTTGCCTTGCGCATGCGGGCAAGCCATGGTGGACATAACCCGTCCTGGACCAGCTATGAAAAAATCCGGGAGGTCATCGAGCGACGGATGTTCAGTCAGGTCGAGGATCTTTTGCCGGTCATCAGCTTTGGTACCAAGAAGGACAGCGAGGCGGAGAAAAAGCACGGCGAGTTTGTCGAACGCATGAAGTCACGGGGCTACACCGAACGACAGGTCCGGCGGTTGGTGGAGTGGTACATGAGGGTTAAGCAGGCGGGCTGA
- a CDS encoding SpoVR family protein, with protein sequence MKADRTGHTHPLLFSGTDWDFDTIRRIYDAVEEAARDELGLDTYPNQIEVITTEQMLDAYSSTGMPQLYKHWSFGKQFAHHELVYRKGMRGLAYELVINSDPCISYVMEENTAMMQTLVIAHAAFGHNHFFKNNYLFRQWTDAEGIRDYLEFAKGYVAACEERHGQAAVEQLIDAAHSLMNQGVHRYPRRQRLDLKAEEQREAERHAYQERFYNDLWRTVPTGTQQASRQNEDKRRALLELPEENILYFLEKTAPKLAPWQREILRIVRHVAQYFYPQSQTKVMNEGCATYCHYRIMTRLHKQGSINDGAFLEFLQSHTNVVAQPTFDTPYYNGINPYALGFAMMEDIARICNVPSDEDREWFPDIAGKGDADNVLKHIWANYRDESFIAQFLSPRLIREWRIFHVADDASKNALEIAAIHDERGYRRIRRALARQYDIAWQQADIQVVDVDLAGDRHLILQHEVINGILLAESDTTQVLQNLASLWGYNVILREVDPATGKVLKEHVARATPAIAA encoded by the coding sequence ATGAAAGCGGACCGGACCGGCCACACGCATCCTCTCCTGTTTTCCGGTACTGACTGGGATTTCGACACGATCCGCCGCATTTACGACGCGGTGGAGGAGGCTGCGCGGGACGAGCTCGGCCTTGATACTTATCCCAATCAGATCGAGGTCATCACCACCGAGCAGATGCTGGATGCCTATTCGTCCACGGGCATGCCGCAGCTCTATAAGCACTGGTCCTTCGGCAAGCAGTTTGCCCACCACGAACTCGTCTATCGCAAGGGCATGCGAGGGCTCGCCTATGAGCTCGTCATCAACTCCGATCCCTGCATCAGCTATGTGATGGAGGAGAATACGGCGATGATGCAGACTCTCGTCATCGCTCATGCCGCATTCGGTCATAACCATTTTTTCAAGAACAACTATCTGTTCCGGCAATGGACAGACGCTGAGGGCATTCGCGACTATCTGGAGTTTGCCAAAGGCTACGTCGCAGCTTGCGAGGAACGCCACGGCCAGGCAGCCGTCGAGCAGCTCATTGACGCCGCACACTCCTTGATGAACCAGGGGGTCCATCGCTATCCCCGGCGGCAACGGCTGGACCTTAAGGCCGAGGAACAACGGGAGGCGGAGCGCCACGCTTACCAGGAGCGCTTCTACAACGATCTGTGGCGAACCGTGCCAACCGGAACGCAACAAGCGTCGCGCCAGAATGAGGATAAGCGGCGTGCGCTTCTGGAACTTCCTGAAGAGAATATCCTGTATTTTCTCGAGAAGACGGCGCCCAAGCTCGCCCCATGGCAGCGTGAGATCCTGCGCATCGTCCGGCACGTCGCTCAGTATTTCTATCCGCAGTCACAGACAAAGGTGATGAACGAGGGCTGCGCAACCTATTGTCACTACCGGATCATGACGCGCCTGCATAAGCAGGGCTCCATCAACGACGGGGCTTTCCTAGAGTTTCTGCAATCGCACACCAATGTCGTGGCGCAGCCGACCTTCGACACCCCCTATTATAACGGCATCAACCCGTATGCCCTGGGCTTTGCCATGATGGAGGACATCGCCCGGATCTGTAACGTTCCGAGTGACGAGGACAGGGAGTGGTTTCCCGATATCGCGGGCAAGGGCGATGCCGATAACGTGCTCAAGCATATCTGGGCGAACTATCGCGACGAGAGCTTCATCGCGCAGTTTCTGAGCCCGCGGCTGATCCGAGAATGGCGCATTTTTCACGTGGCGGACGACGCTAGCAAGAATGCCCTCGAGATCGCGGCGATCCATGATGAACGTGGATACCGCCGTATTCGCCGGGCTTTGGCGCGTCAATACGATATCGCCTGGCAACAGGCTGACATCCAGGTCGTTGATGTCGATCTTGCAGGTGACCGCCACCTCATTCTCCAGCATGAGGTCATTAACGGCATTCTTCTGGCGGAAAGCGACACCACGCAGGTGCTGCAGAACCTTGCCAGCTTGTGGGGGTACAATGTTATCCTGCGGGAGGTCGATCCAGCGACCGGCAAGGTGCTAAAGGAGCATGTCGCGAGGGCAACGCCTGCCATCGCGGCATAG
- a CDS encoding STAS domain-containing protein encodes MDIERFEIDGVSVAAPVGRVDSNTARELESVLVPLFDEAKAIAVDFERLTYISSAGLRVVLIAAKLSKAKNVPLALSGLSQPVREVFQISGFAKLFAIHDNRAQAVAALAR; translated from the coding sequence TTGGATATCGAACGGTTTGAAATCGACGGGGTCAGTGTGGCGGCTCCCGTCGGACGCGTCGACAGCAACACCGCCCGGGAGCTTGAATCAGTGCTCGTGCCGCTCTTCGACGAGGCCAAGGCGATTGCGGTGGATTTCGAACGCCTCACATATATATCGAGCGCCGGCCTGCGTGTGGTCCTGATTGCCGCCAAATTGTCGAAGGCCAAGAACGTTCCACTCGCCCTCTCCGGGCTCTCGCAGCCAGTGCGGGAAGTGTTCCAGATTTCCGGCTTCGCCAAGCTTTTCGCAATTCACGACAACCGCGCACAGGCCGTCGCGGCTCTTGCGAGGTGA
- a CDS encoding ATP-binding protein, translating to MTAAPANIVICAGQPVDTGGLRGAFPEELVPAVRAALREWLSAFPSFIGYSSATAGADLLFGEEVLALGGQLNIVLPCEIGDFIAQYVAPAGEAWVARFHALCTRASRVEISCEERLLGDETLVRFNNQILQGLARLEADRVHAETHLVIVCNLGIPAEPGSPTDFMVNWPDDERLTVIDLDALARASGVATDLGPGTASDIDVDMIFGTSPRAIRAIMFADIATFTKTFQDDQLPLLWDFLAEAQQTIESSAKAPILINAWGDGVHAAAETAHDLADYAAALAASVLEIDPGAYGLSARPRFRIALHAGPVFVGLHPLTGHGMIYGHHVNRAARIEPVALPGQIYASRYFVALLRAEMDARNYAAQEAGETYAPRYRADYIGQIDLPKHFGKEAVYRLVDLSAAAVASDEPQPTMKRPPVPRLSLTVKNDLSEISRLADEIDVFCNKTGLGDDTAYAVNLALDELLTNTISYGFKDQGAHTIDVTLSLERNVLVITVVDDGVAFDPSAPPNPDIDAAIDDRDIGGLGMHFVHTVMDHVDYRRRDGHNELTLRKNVVAPARDTAR from the coding sequence ATGACTGCTGCCCCTGCCAATATTGTCATCTGCGCCGGGCAGCCAGTCGACACGGGCGGGCTCCGTGGCGCCTTTCCCGAGGAACTCGTCCCCGCCGTCCGGGCCGCGCTACGAGAGTGGCTATCAGCTTTTCCCAGCTTCATCGGATATAGCTCGGCTACAGCTGGAGCGGACCTCCTGTTCGGCGAGGAGGTCTTGGCGCTCGGCGGGCAACTGAACATAGTTCTTCCCTGTGAAATCGGCGATTTCATCGCCCAGTATGTCGCGCCTGCCGGCGAGGCCTGGGTTGCGCGTTTCCACGCGCTGTGCACGCGTGCATCGCGGGTGGAGATCAGTTGCGAGGAGCGTCTCCTCGGGGATGAAACCCTGGTGCGCTTCAACAATCAGATCTTGCAGGGGCTGGCGCGGCTTGAGGCGGATCGGGTCCATGCCGAGACTCATCTCGTCATCGTGTGTAATCTCGGCATTCCAGCCGAGCCGGGAAGTCCGACTGATTTCATGGTCAACTGGCCGGATGACGAGCGCCTCACCGTCATCGATCTGGACGCTCTAGCCCGCGCCTCTGGCGTGGCTACGGATCTCGGCCCCGGAACCGCCTCCGATATCGACGTGGACATGATCTTTGGCACAAGTCCGCGTGCCATCCGCGCCATCATGTTCGCCGATATCGCCACCTTCACGAAAACATTCCAAGACGACCAACTGCCGCTTCTTTGGGATTTCCTTGCAGAGGCCCAACAAACGATCGAGAGCAGCGCCAAAGCGCCGATCCTCATCAACGCCTGGGGTGATGGTGTGCACGCGGCCGCCGAAACCGCCCATGATCTGGCCGACTATGCCGCCGCACTTGCCGCAAGCGTGCTCGAAATCGATCCGGGAGCCTATGGCTTGTCGGCCCGGCCGCGCTTCCGCATTGCATTGCACGCCGGGCCCGTCTTCGTCGGCCTCCACCCATTGACAGGCCACGGCATGATCTACGGTCACCACGTTAACCGCGCGGCGCGTATAGAACCGGTGGCACTTCCTGGTCAGATCTATGCATCGCGTTATTTCGTGGCGCTGCTGCGCGCCGAGATGGACGCGCGCAACTACGCGGCGCAGGAGGCGGGCGAGACATATGCGCCGCGATATCGGGCCGACTACATTGGCCAAATCGACCTGCCGAAGCATTTTGGCAAGGAAGCCGTCTACCGCCTCGTTGATCTCAGCGCAGCCGCTGTCGCGTCGGATGAGCCTCAACCCACCATGAAGCGCCCTCCCGTCCCTCGCCTCTCCCTCACGGTCAAGAACGATCTCAGCGAAATCAGCCGGCTGGCGGACGAAATCGATGTCTTTTGCAACAAGACCGGTCTCGGCGACGACACTGCCTATGCTGTCAATCTTGCGCTGGACGAACTCTTGACCAACACGATCAGCTACGGGTTCAAGGATCAGGGCGCGCATACCATAGATGTCACCCTTTCGCTCGAGAGGAATGTTCTCGTCATCACGGTTGTGGACGACGGCGTGGCTTTCGACCCCTCCGCTCCTCCCAACCCGGATATCGACGCGGCGATCGACGACCGCGATATCGGCGGGCTAGGGATGCATTTTGTCCATACGGTGATGGACCATGTCGACTATCGCCGACGCGATGGGCATAACGAACTCACGTTGAGAAAGAATGTCGTCGCTCCCGCACGCGATACGGCAAGGTAG
- a CDS encoding ABC transporter permease, with protein sequence MGEIRTRTGHGKLVLGTAIITFFAAVAILSLVWTPAPPARMNIVSKLKPPLTAGWLGTDHFGRDVASLLMAGAWNSLSIALLAVALGASAGVFAGLVAARQRGIVEAGLMRLCDVIFAFPPVLSAMVLGVLMGTGATSAVVAIAVFMVPVFARLTRGVALQVQSRDHVLAARSMGRGEGGIMIAHVLPNIAGQIVVQVMIQLGLAILTEAGLSFLGLGLAPPAPTWGRMLAEAQTYLEVAPWLALAPGLAIAIAVLGFSLLGDGLRDVLDPRDKAQ encoded by the coding sequence ATGGGCGAGATCCGGACACGGACGGGACATGGAAAACTAGTCCTCGGCACCGCGATCATCACGTTTTTTGCCGCCGTGGCGATCCTATCCTTGGTGTGGACCCCCGCGCCCCCCGCGCGCATGAACATTGTGTCCAAACTCAAGCCGCCGCTGACTGCCGGCTGGCTGGGCACTGATCACTTCGGGCGTGACGTGGCCTCCCTCCTCATGGCGGGTGCTTGGAACTCGCTGTCGATCGCCCTGTTGGCCGTTGCCTTGGGGGCAAGCGCAGGTGTTTTCGCAGGCTTGGTCGCTGCTAGGCAGCGCGGCATTGTCGAAGCTGGGCTGATGCGGCTCTGCGACGTCATCTTCGCCTTTCCGCCGGTGCTGTCCGCCATGGTGCTCGGGGTGCTCATGGGTACCGGCGCAACGAGCGCTGTCGTTGCGATCGCTGTCTTTATGGTTCCGGTCTTCGCGCGGCTGACGCGTGGCGTCGCTCTGCAGGTTCAGTCGCGCGATCATGTGCTGGCGGCCCGCAGCATGGGCCGTGGTGAAGGTGGAATCATGATCGCGCATGTGCTGCCCAACATTGCCGGGCAGATCGTGGTGCAGGTCATGATCCAGCTCGGTCTCGCCATTTTGACCGAAGCCGGGCTCAGTTTCCTCGGGCTTGGTCTTGCGCCTCCGGCGCCCACTTGGGGGCGCATGCTGGCGGAGGCCCAAACTTACCTTGAGGTCGCACCTTGGCTCGCGCTTGCGCCCGGGCTCGCGATCGCCATCGCGGTCCTGGGGTTCAGCCTGCTGGGCGATGGCTTGCGCGACGTACTCGACCCTCGTGATAAAGCACAATAG
- a CDS encoding ABC transporter substrate-binding protein produces MGFAVGEAAARARGPAGASRGVQGLGLRAVVLMAGRVVGAVGLLRHCGRRAVVAALALSWCAVLSPAAFAARSDVVVGMAIEPQGLDPTGAAPVAIGQVTWQNIYQGLVRIDRDGKIQPQLAERWTVSDDGRTYTFALRQGVKFHNGEAFDASTAKFALDRARGANSTNPQKQFFSVIDAVTAQDPATLVVTLKEPAGNLLYWLGWPASVMVEPKSAQVNKTEPVGTGPFKFVRWAKGDRIVLERDPNYWNAAQPARIQRVTFRFIGDPQAQAAALRAGDVDAFPEFGAPELYGNFQKDNRFVAVVGNTELKVVAGMNNQRKPFDDKRVRQALMLAIDRPLLIEGAWSGLGQAIGSHYTPNDPGFVDLTGVYASDKAKARSLLSEAGYPNGFTFTIKVPQMSYATRSAEVLQAMLAEIGVTMTIVPTEFPAKWVSEVMTGHDFDMTIVGHAEPMDIGIYARPDYYFGYRNAAFNDTIRRAEQTTDEEGRLRLYGEAQTMLAEDVPALFLFVMPKLGIWDRKLKGFWANEPIPSNDLTEVVWED; encoded by the coding sequence ATGGGGTTTGCAGTAGGTGAGGCGGCCGCGCGGGCTCGCGGTCCGGCGGGGGCCTCAAGGGGCGTCCAGGGCCTTGGCCTTCGCGCGGTTGTCCTCATGGCCGGGCGCGTGGTCGGCGCTGTCGGGCTGCTCCGTCATTGCGGGCGCCGGGCCGTTGTCGCCGCCCTGGCGTTGAGTTGGTGTGCCGTCCTGAGCCCTGCCGCCTTCGCGGCGCGCAGCGATGTGGTCGTAGGCATGGCGATCGAGCCGCAGGGCCTCGATCCCACAGGGGCTGCGCCGGTCGCCATCGGCCAGGTGACCTGGCAGAACATCTATCAGGGCCTTGTTCGAATCGACCGCGACGGCAAGATCCAGCCCCAGCTCGCCGAGCGTTGGACCGTGTCGGACGATGGCCGGACCTACACATTTGCGCTGCGCCAGGGCGTGAAGTTTCACAACGGCGAGGCTTTCGATGCCTCGACGGCGAAATTTGCCCTAGACCGCGCGCGTGGCGCGAACTCGACCAATCCGCAGAAGCAGTTCTTCAGCGTGATCGACGCTGTCACGGCTCAAGATCCCGCAACTCTTGTCGTCACGCTCAAGGAGCCAGCAGGAAATCTGCTCTATTGGCTGGGATGGCCAGCATCTGTCATGGTTGAGCCGAAGTCGGCTCAGGTCAACAAGACGGAGCCCGTCGGCACGGGCCCGTTCAAATTTGTGCGCTGGGCGAAGGGGGACAGGATCGTCCTCGAACGAGATCCGAACTATTGGAATGCCGCCCAGCCTGCCCGGATCCAGCGGGTCACATTTCGGTTCATCGGGGACCCGCAGGCGCAGGCCGCCGCATTGCGAGCCGGAGACGTCGATGCTTTCCCCGAGTTCGGCGCACCCGAGCTCTATGGCAACTTCCAAAAGGACAATCGCTTTGTGGCCGTGGTCGGCAACACTGAGCTCAAGGTGGTCGCCGGCATGAACAACCAGCGCAAGCCGTTCGACGACAAGCGGGTGCGACAGGCCCTTATGCTGGCGATCGACCGGCCTTTGCTGATCGAGGGGGCCTGGTCGGGCCTGGGGCAAGCGATCGGTAGCCACTATACGCCTAATGACCCCGGCTTCGTTGATCTGACCGGCGTTTATGCCTCCGACAAAGCCAAGGCGCGTAGTCTCTTGAGCGAGGCGGGCTACCCGAATGGCTTCACCTTCACCATCAAGGTGCCGCAAATGAGCTACGCGACACGCTCGGCGGAAGTGCTCCAGGCGATGTTGGCGGAGATCGGCGTGACCATGACCATTGTGCCGACCGAGTTTCCCGCGAAATGGGTCAGCGAGGTCATGACAGGGCACGACTTCGACATGACGATCGTGGGTCATGCCGAACCGATGGACATCGGTATCTACGCACGGCCGGACTACTATTTCGGCTATCGCAACGCGGCCTTCAACGACACGATAAGGCGCGCCGAGCAGACAACCGATGAGGAAGGGCGCCTCAGGCTCTATGGCGAGGCGCAGACCATGCTTGCCGAGGACGTGCCAGCCCTCTTTCTCTTCGTCATGCCAAAGCTCGGCATCTGGGACAGGAAGCTGAAGGGCTTCTGGGCAAACGAACCGATCCCGTCCAACGACCTCACCGAGGTGGTCTGGGAGGATTGA
- a CDS encoding ABC transporter permease, which yields MIALIGRRAAGLVLTLALVSIVVFVVTDVLPGDPAAIMLGTSARPDTLAALRQELGLDQPAIARYLAWVGGLLTGSFGTSITYGVPVAGLIAERLAVTLPLAGLSIVIAMILALPLGIAAGYRRDEPLDYGAMAFAQTALTLPNFWIGLILILIFSTWLGWFPAGGFPGWSAGLLKALQALLLPAVALALPQAGILTRVARTAIVELAGDDFVRAARGKGLSQHVILWRHIVPNALVPIITILGLQFTFLIAGAVLVENVFSLPGLGRLAFQAVAQRDLVVLQSVILLFATLVIVVNFLVDLCYLLLDPRLRDAR from the coding sequence ATGATCGCTCTCATCGGCCGACGTGCAGCGGGCTTGGTGCTGACGCTAGCGCTTGTCTCGATCGTGGTATTTGTCGTGACGGATGTGCTGCCTGGAGATCCGGCAGCCATCATGCTAGGCACGTCTGCCCGGCCGGACACGCTGGCGGCACTTCGCCAGGAACTTGGCCTCGATCAGCCGGCGATTGCTCGCTACCTGGCCTGGGTTGGAGGCTTGCTGACCGGCAGCTTCGGCACGTCAATCACCTATGGGGTCCCGGTGGCGGGTCTCATCGCCGAACGGTTGGCGGTCACACTGCCGCTCGCGGGTTTATCGATCGTCATAGCGATGATCCTGGCGTTGCCGCTTGGGATCGCGGCCGGTTACCGACGCGACGAGCCCCTCGACTATGGCGCCATGGCCTTCGCACAGACGGCGCTGACATTGCCGAATTTCTGGATCGGGCTGATCCTGATCCTCATTTTCTCCACATGGCTCGGCTGGTTCCCAGCCGGCGGCTTTCCGGGCTGGAGCGCCGGATTGCTCAAAGCACTCCAGGCGCTGCTGCTTCCCGCCGTGGCGTTGGCCCTGCCGCAGGCGGGCATTCTCACCCGCGTTGCCCGCACGGCAATCGTTGAACTCGCGGGGGACGATTTTGTCCGCGCGGCCAGAGGAAAAGGATTGTCGCAGCACGTGATCCTTTGGCGGCACATCGTGCCTAACGCGCTCGTGCCGATCATCACCATTCTCGGCCTGCAGTTCACATTTCTCATCGCCGGCGCCGTGCTGGTCGAGAACGTCTTCAGTCTGCCCGGGCTTGGACGCCTGGCTTTTCAAGCGGTGGCGCAACGCGACCTCGTCGTGCTGCAATCCGTCATCCTCCTGTTCGCCACCCTCGTCATTGTCGTGAATTTCCTTGTCGACCTCTGTTATCTCCTCCTCGATCCGCGCCTGCGGGACGCGAGGTGA
- a CDS encoding YeaH/YhbH family protein — MYIIDRRLNPGGKSFANRQRFLRRAKALVQRAVRDNFKSRSIKDLDQGGEIGIMRQGVHEPTLRRAASGGQRDHVLPGNKEYLEGDTIPRPSGGSGGSGSQPGQGGDGEDEFRFVLTKEEYLDLFLDDLELPDLAKRRLMDTEAKEIQRAGYSTTGSPASLAIARTMRLSLARRLALRRPSAAEILKLDSEIERLEREGAPESELVALREERERLVRRNRRISYIDPIDLRYRRYEANPKPVAQAVMFCLMDVSGSMSEHMKDLAKRFFALLHLFLTRCYNHVDIVFIRHTDRAEEVDEQTFFYSTETGGTIVSTALEEMLIIMRQRYNPADWNIYVAQASDGDNMGSDSAKAAGLLHDQILPACQYFAYLEVGREEDPMPTGTAPRPSDLWRTYETIATPEGHFVMRKVWHRREIYPVFRELFRRRGTNVRGGAA, encoded by the coding sequence GTGTATATCATTGATCGACGCCTCAATCCCGGTGGCAAGAGCTTTGCCAATCGCCAGCGCTTTTTGCGGCGTGCGAAAGCGCTGGTACAGCGGGCCGTCCGCGACAACTTCAAGAGCCGCAGCATCAAGGACCTGGATCAGGGCGGCGAGATAGGAATCATGCGCCAGGGTGTGCATGAGCCTACCCTGCGGCGGGCAGCAAGCGGTGGCCAAAGAGACCATGTGCTTCCTGGAAACAAGGAATATCTCGAGGGAGATACGATTCCGCGCCCAAGTGGCGGGAGTGGGGGATCGGGCTCCCAGCCCGGCCAGGGCGGAGATGGCGAGGACGAGTTCCGCTTCGTTCTGACGAAAGAGGAATATCTCGATCTCTTTCTTGATGATCTCGAACTGCCGGACCTCGCCAAACGGCGTCTCATGGACACCGAGGCGAAGGAGATTCAACGCGCTGGCTACTCGACGACCGGCTCTCCTGCAAGTCTCGCGATAGCACGGACCATGCGGTTGTCGCTGGCGCGCCGCTTGGCGCTACGCCGGCCAAGCGCCGCAGAAATCCTCAAGCTTGACAGTGAGATCGAGCGCCTCGAGCGCGAGGGTGCTCCCGAAAGCGAGCTCGTCGCTCTGCGGGAGGAGCGGGAGCGTCTCGTCAGACGCAATCGCCGGATTTCCTATATCGATCCCATCGATCTGCGTTATCGCCGGTATGAGGCCAATCCGAAACCGGTCGCTCAAGCCGTCATGTTCTGTCTGATGGACGTGTCAGGGTCCATGAGCGAACATATGAAGGATCTGGCAAAGCGCTTTTTCGCGCTGCTGCACCTCTTTCTGACCCGCTGCTATAACCATGTCGATATCGTCTTCATCCGCCATACGGATCGGGCGGAAGAGGTCGATGAGCAGACTTTCTTCTATTCGACCGAGACCGGGGGCACGATCGTGTCGACAGCCCTGGAAGAAATGCTGATCATCATGCGTCAGCGTTACAACCCCGCCGACTGGAACATCTATGTCGCCCAAGCCTCCGATGGCGACAACATGGGCAGTGACAGCGCGAAGGCGGCTGGCCTGCTGCATGATCAGATTCTGCCAGCCTGTCAGTATTTCGCCTATCTGGAGGTTGGACGCGAGGAGGACCCCATGCCAACGGGGACGGCTCCGCGCCCGAGCGATCTCTGGCGAACCTACGAGACGATAGCGACTCCGGAGGGACACTTCGTGATGCGCAAGGTCTGGCATCGGCGGGAAATATACCCCGTGTTTCGCGAGCTGTTCCGGCGAAGAGGAACCAATGTCCGTGGCGGTGCAGCATGA